A DNA window from Linepithema humile isolate Giens D197 chromosome 6, Lhum_UNIL_v1.0, whole genome shotgun sequence contains the following coding sequences:
- the LOC105678347 gene encoding small ribosomal subunit protein mS27 codes for MLKTLRSSHRLCRVYHGSKNALKMQKRLFLSDAYRCEEAWDRRLKSPLLQKIEPSTMFVELEQKYGNVGKVSAVDVDIFINSITDDAYLDQIMKMLHNLRTSTEATNILDSTHHAAIRYFLRYDYIEELHEMLSDRLNYGIFPDYFDYNMLMDHFIKKKNYASAAKIASLVMLQEELAHPITNALCLYACHKYLENPDDWKKPEVPVDTSKEEKKIRVKYIRNPFFDDHFDLTNPRDLVGKTLSFQGKHRTDAVGRTCQLRGLILYKRYDDVLNLIKNWLETMHREDNIVYEEVFELISKDNSELQEPNIEKFKLVEAQLSALKKQQNLKESLIEAMENLVKVAVKEEAEKDISKQCQNYLDWDRVRNSVLEIQIKAIDRERRIANIDRIKKDLKEREQLLTFFNKEEEIELEIEKIQEKERREDERIHAMRRSKQKLRALITTESYVPPDVKTTK; via the exons ATGTTGAAGACACTCAGATCAAGTCATAGGCTTTGCCGGGTTTATCATGGATCCAAAAATGCGCTCAAGATGcagaaaagattatttttgtcgGATGCGTATCGCTGCGAAGAAGCATGGGATCGCAGATTGAAATCACCGTTGTTGCAAAAGATCGAGCCGTCGACAATGTTCGTGGAGCTGGAGCAGAAGTACGGAAACGTCGGCAAGGTGAGCGCTGTCGACGTTGACATTTTCATCAACAGCATCACCGACGACGCGTATCTTGATCAAATAATGAAGATGCTGCACAATCTCAGGACGTCCACGGAAGCGACGAATATCCTGGATTCAACGCACCACGCCGCAATACGATATTTCTTGCGATACGATTACATCGAAGAACTGCACGAGATGCTGAGCGACAGACTGAATTACGGTATTTTCCCTGATTATTTCGACTACAACATGCTTATGGACCATTTTATAAAGAAGAAGAATTATGCCTCCGCTGCGAAGATAGCAAGTTTGGTCATGCTGCAAGAAGAACTGGCTCATCCTATCACAAATGCCTTGTGCCTTTACGCATGTCACAAGTATTTGGAGAATCCTGATGATTGGAAAAAACCTGAAGTTCCAGTGGACACCTccaaagaggaaaaaaagatacGTGTAAAGTATATAAGAAATCCCTTCTTTGATGATCATTTTGATCTCACTAATCCGAGAGATCTTGTTGGCAAGACCTTGAGTTTTCAAGGGAAGCACAGGACAGATGCTGTAGGAAGAACTTGTCAATTGAGaggtttaattttatataaaagatatgatgatgtattgaatttaataaagaacTGGCTGGAGACAATGCACAGAGAGGACAACATAGTTTACGAAGAagtatttgaattaatatctAAAGACAATAGTGAACTTCAAGAAccaaatattgaaaagtttaAACTTGTGGAAGCTCAATTGTCCGCCTTAAAGAAGCAGCAAAATCTTAAGGAAAGTTTAATTGAAGCGATGGAAAATCTTGTTAAAGTTGCTGTAAAGGAAGAAGCAGAAAAGGACATCTCTAAACAATGTCAG aattatcTCGATTGGGATCGTGTAAGGAATTCGGTGCTAGAAATCCAAATAAAAGCAATAGATAGAGAAAGAAGAATAGCTAATATAGACAGAATAAAGAAGGACTTGAAAGAGAGGGAACAACTTTTAACATTCTTCAACAAAGAGGAAGAAATTGAATTGGAAATAGAGAAGATACAGGAAAAAGAACGCAGAGAGGACGAACGTATCCATGCCATGCGCAGGAGCAAGCAGAAATTAAGAGCACTAATTACCACGGAGTCTTATGTACCACCAGATGTTAAAACGACAAAATAG